In the Primulina tabacum isolate GXHZ01 chromosome 7, ASM2559414v2, whole genome shotgun sequence genome, ttgtcgcgaccctgatcatgctccacctgttgttatgcacacatacagacataacaacagccggaaactccgatgagaacaaatcccagtataaaacatgtatacatgctgatacataatcataaatcatgaatgcaaacaataacaataggttccatagtctatgaaaccaatctatataagcatgcaattcaaatcaaatcatgtcttgactcgactcaactctactctagggatcccggtgtgaataagacgtcactgtctgtcacctaccctcccaatcgggataactgtacgtcttattcctagacttcagtcatgtctgtatcgaatagtctacaatcggagtgaatctgatccgaagcgtcggataccaccgaacgtctagtttggcaagtctgccaatgactctcctatctcaaaggcttgaatataaatctataaacaagacatcatcatatcaagagatttgaatataaatctataaacaaatcaaattcatatcaaaagataaacaacaattctagtatgtgatttagttgggaaactcaagttgaatctcatttgagttgtgtcttccccaaaaaaaactgaattatacctttcgtcgcacaatgtctgtcgatgtcgaagtctcgatgacgaatctgtcaataccaaatctgaaatggaaatgttgatacatattctattaaTCTCTAATATCAATCAagacatatccaattcaatacttgatctcggtacactttgacggcataacgacgtaatttctcgataccggtccatccatctctcaacatatatcaccaattcataattctcaactcataatcatcatcataagcacatgatagtactcaaaatctgcatatttaattctaaacatgctggaaagtaataactatagcatacaacgtctgttcttcgatccggttgcgtttctacgatatcaataatctcaagaacatattatagaactcaattcatccttctcctaacacatatatatcaaaatgtgctggaattgaatgaaacttacatcttcttgtagctagtgatgagaggaactcaaaaccaaaatcggattaaagtttggaggTAAAAATCTTGTACAGGCTAGAGcttcaaaagtgaaagaactttccttttccttaatcccttctccctctcgattctcagctgtccaggagaggaaatgaagacacataatatatatatcttgcatgttgaggggcaagtgtcatatttttcaagtaacacgtatgaccgcgggtccggtagttcatgaaccgcggctgcgctcaagcttcggcggtccatccatatttgcataaacgtcgaccgtgggtgcggtcagttctgcaccgcgggtgcggtgtcatttctgtaaatactttccaactctctgtccatcaaccgcgggtgcactctttcttggaccgcgggtgcggtgaccctactgtaaaattggccaattttctgtccatgcaccgcgggtgcggtgcttctccaGGCGCGGGGGCGGTCTCCCTTCGAGCAacatttcatctttgcatttaaatatgaccatctagggcattacatatTTTATCCACATAAAGTTCAGTTGATTTtactaagttttgtcaaacacataaaaggggaaattgttggaaactaagttTCGATTGTTTGAAAAACTAAATGAGATAGTTGCCTGAAACTGAAAAATAACGCGCAGATTTTctaaggcaactgaaaccagctgaattGAACTTTCGAAGACAacggaaactgatcagttgctatATTGCCTATCAGCTGATCTTTCAGATATACACAACAAGAAAAGGACGTTCAACCGAAAATAGTACAAAAGCAGACTACAACAGATAGTGGTAACGCAGCAATTcagctgcagtgtacgaatattagtagaatgttgacatggcaaaccaacggataaaaagatttaaatattaaatgttaccgttgaatAAAAGTCTATatatagcagagaagagcagctgagaaaccGTAGATAACACATCAAAATTATGAACATCTAAACTCGTCTGTTCTCTGAAAAATAcgttgttactctgctgaaataaaagctcacgcttatcgcATATATTCgaagcaatcaaggctacactttcgagctttcaagcaCATTGTTATCATTGTAAAACTCGATCTTgtaagagatcagttgtgctaaattcAGTTGTATACTGCAAAGcattttgtaaactaagagtttcagttttggcagtgttaggtccaaattgaagtgggtctgtacaaacctttgtatcaatcaaagtcttttagtgaatattaTATCATTGTGATAGAAGTGGTGACGTAGAAGTGTTTGAAATATCCAAACATCCGTAAAATCTCGTGTTCTTATCTCAGTTTTTAGTCTATCTATTAGTCAGTTTTATTCTGCACTTAATTGTTAAATGATCgatattgactgacaagattccgagtatcagtttatcactaaactgaactcaacttTCGAAAAACTTATATAAGtggtgagtgtttattcaaccccccttctaaacactcttttaaCCTAGTATTTGATCCTATCATCAACCAATAAATCAcaacctttgtaaactttatattGTGATCTTTCACTATAAATTATTACCTATGTATTGAAGATGAATCTATATATGTTTAACAAGCTATATTGGATCTATGAAGcttgttgaattttattttccccTAATTTATTAAACAAAGTAGAAAACTTTGTCGAATATCCATTTTTCTAGGTCTCTTTTACAAGCCTTAACGTAATGTTTTCTCAAATGAATAGTACCATAAGTTGGAGAAGCTTTCTAACGAGTTTTTCAATAATTACACTCAGCATACTGTATTTGATCCACCATTACTCTTCTAAAATAATTACATGCGTCTTATGTACATTTTCTCTTACCATTAATTTCTGAAATCTCCTCATTTTCCATGTTATCATCACCGTCTTTATTCCCTTCAATACATTCACCTTCATTATTCTCTTGAGAATGAATCAATGTATTGTTATCATGAAGATTTGTAGAAGATAGAAAATTATCTTCATCTTGAGATTCCATCTGTAATATGCAAAATTATAGTAATCTTAAGCATAATTACGTATGTGTAATAAGTTTCACACATAATTACCATGTCCTAAAGGTGTATCTAAAAGACAACTATTATAGCGATATCATTCTAATATTTACCTTTAGACACTAAAAATAATTAGAATTATAGTGCAGATTAGTAGTTTCAATCTTCAAACAAACACACATTTCTAGGGACAAACATATTCAACAAGAAAAAAGAAcaagttcatgaccctgagatACCAAGTCCCAATTTGTGAAGCAATTAGCTgaaagataaaaataataaaataaccaCGCAATCATTTAGAAATCGGTAGCAAATTCATTCTGTAAGGTTTTTTGTCGAATCTGAATGcagtaaatatttaatttaataaagaaAATATGAACATCAGATTTCCAAGGCACAAccacaaaatcataaatcaagaaTACAATACTCACATGACTATATCACATGAATTCCTCTATTAAATTAGATTAAAATCATCAATATAATTGACATAATTAGAATAGATACAGTAGGGAGTTATTCATATAAATAACTCACCTTCAAATCATATGAAAGTTATTTcacaatatttaataaaattgaaTCTGAAAATATGAACTACAGGCAGCCAGGAAGTATAATTACTGGTACTTTTTTAGAGCCAATGAACCTACTCCTGTTGAAGAAGAGGTCTTTAACAGaggtatttttcttttcaaagaggaaaatcacacgcacacacccTGTTGGACTCGAATCTAGAAAAAGTGTCATGAAAACCAGTAGCATTATTATCAGGGTTAATTCAAGAAAGTATAATGTTAAGTATAAAAGATCAAGAAAACTAAATGGCAATCCAACAGCTATGCTAAGCAAAACAATCGTATTCAATACCTCCCTTCTCAAAACTACGCTACTGGTCGCGGTGGTTGATGGCGATGGCTGAGCTGCTGCGATGCTGCCTGCTGATGATGGCTAAAGAAATGAAAATGAGAGTTGTGGGAGAATTAGAGAATAAGAGATGTCGATGGTTGAGGTGGGCtactaaaaatatgaaaattaataaaattaaaaccctAGGACCATGGGTATGGGGCGGGTGCTATAGGACCCATGACCCGCAATGGGTATGAGGCGGGTCATGGGTATGGGGCGGGTGCTATAGGACCCATGACCCGCTCCATACCCTGCATGGGTCTGAAAAATTGGACCTGAGACCCACCCAAACCCACCCCAGACGGGACAGGTCCATTGCGGGTCTAGGTAAAACCCGGACCCATTGACATCCCTAGCTAAGGACTGGACAACTCTTTTAGTGGTTGAATCGAAGAAACCGAGCTGTATTTTGTTGAGATCGAATCCCCTGTTCGTGAGCAAGTTGCgcgctgttcttgtttcttcCAATGATTTTAGCTTCGTTTTCCTGTATTTATGTTTGAATAGCTTGATTTCGAAGCTTATATTTTATTGGAGCAAGGCTTGAAAACTTTCCAGACATTCAGCTGTTTTTCTGAAGCTATTCTGACACGTTCTGATTTATCTCCGTGTGCGTCCACCATTTTCCAGTCCCAGCTTGATTCTATTTCGTTCTTGAGAATTTTTAGCTGCATGTTAACCTGAAGCCCAGCCTTGTCCAGTTCGTTTCACCTGTGTCCAGCTTCTTTTTCGGTGAGATTTTGTGAGCGCCGATTACTACTGTACTGTTTCGACCAGCTTATTCTAGCCTTGATTATTGAGGTTCGGTGATTGAAAGCCATTGAGGCTGCCAAGGAGTATTGAATTTGGACGATTTCTAGGCCGAGGAGCTTTAAAGTTGTGTATCGATTGCTGTTTgttggtataggtatgttaAAGTTTGGTAACATACAACGGTAACACTTAAATTAtgttttaatcatattatatgttgttattgttgtttTGTGATTATGTGAATTGTTTGAGTTGTTAAATGTCTTATTGAGTTATATGTTAGTTATATGACATTTATTCTAGGGCATACTGTTATGACATACATCTTGagccctatcgttcttgttgACCAGTTACTATTATTCATTGTTTCTTGGAACTGGTTATTGTATAACTCGGGATCAGGGTGTGGCTGATAGACCTATATTGATACACCTGAAACTCTAGTTAAGATTGATCAATCTCGTTTAGTGTAGCCCTCGGGGTGAGCGTTGGGATTGTCATATCCAGTTCTGGTTATTTGTATAATTCCTGTTATATATCGTTACAACTGAATACAGGCCGAGGTTCCGTTGGCGGAACTCATGGTTGAGGTTGAATTGTTTGGTTTTGGTTCGTCAGAGTCTCTCAGCtagttatatttatatattttgagtTGTGATCAGTTTTTATAGCGTTTTATTATCCGATGAGATGCCCCGTGTATTTGTATAAGCATTTGTATTGATCGTTGCTTGTTTGGATTTAATTTATGTTGTTTGGGAGCCTTGCCGGCTTATTTGAACTGTTGTTTGTGATATTTATGTCTTGTGCCTGGCCGACACTTGCATGTGTTTGTTTATGAATACTATGACGTCGTCCTTGAGTCATTTTCCTTTTACaggtattttaaatttttggtatGTTCTATTTACGAGGATGTCATGTCGAAATTTTTCCAGGCCCTGAGGtccatgttaaaatatttttaaatcattttccACTAcagatttaaataaatcatttttttgaTAACTAAACGTAATTTAAGTCATTGGGCCTCACAGATACCTCGTACTATTGTCAGAAGGATGTCTATATAGACAAAAAGACTACTCGACGGACAAaattattaaatgctttaaattTTACAATTGGAGTCGAAGACTATAAATAGTTAAAGAGTTCAGCTATGGTAAATGAATGATTTTATGTGAATATAAGTTACACAACTACTCAAAGAACTATCAGTTATCAAGTCAGTTGCGATTCATTCTAAAGCTCACATTCAGTTTGCAAATGGCAAATTAAAGCCCACACTtcattgatttatttgtagcaaTCAAGCTACTCATTGGAGCAATTCAATTATTAACTGATAAGTTTAAGAAAAGTTAAGAATTTCAATTTGACAGTGTTCAAGTCTTTTAGTTGAAACCTATTCTTCAAATAGAAAGGGTTACGTAAGAGCATTTGAAATCCCAAATTAAAGCTCACACTTCACTGATTTATTTATAGCAATCAGGCTACTCATTTAAGCAATTCATTTATTATCTGATATGTTTAAGAAAAACTAAAAGTTTCAATTTGACAGTGTTTAAGTCCAAATTGAAGTGAGTTATTACATCTTGTTATactaatcaaagtcttttagtgaaaacatATCTTGATATAGAATGGGTGACGTAAGAGCATTtgaaatcgcaaattaaagctcacacttcatttatttattcataGCAATCAGGCTACTTATTTGAGTAATTCAGTTATTAACTGATaagtttaagaaaagttgaaagttTCAGTTTGCAGTGTTTAAGTCCAAattgaagtgggttattacatcTTATTGTactaatcaaaatattttagtgaaaacATATCTTTGAGATAGAAGCGGTGACGTATGATCATTTGAAGTCttcaaacatccataaaaatttgtgtgttcATTTTTCTTACATTAGTTTTTATAGTACCCTAGCcaaaatattcaaatttatctctcagtttatttttgcattattttaattaatttattgatatTGACATATAAGATTTCGAGACCAGTTCCTCAAATATCTGACCCACAttcgaaaaaaattcaaaaagccAAAGTGCTTAGTCAACTCCCTTTCTGAACAATTTACCTGagttaaccgatcctaacattATCAATAGCAACATGCACCATATCTATAGGTTCCTCAACAAAATATTTGTGTTCATCTTTCCCTACTCGATCACTATCGTTCATGGAGTTCCCTATCGTAGATCTTTCCCTATGTCATATACATGTATGATATGTCAAATATGTACCATTATACGACAAATGTTCTCGTATAGTTTTAACATATTTCTTCTTTAGATTATCACATCTTGCACATGCGCAAGGTATTTTATTAGGATTGTTCGGttttttttattgcaaatgGCAAGAAAGACTCTACTCCAACCGCATATTGTACAACTAATCATCCCACAATGAGCCAACAACTTTAAAACAAATGTAAATTAACCTATTTAATCTTGTTGTCTACTAAAATTGTCATGTCATGTTAAAGTCATGTAAGCTCTGCATAGGTATCACATCAGCATCACGTTGGAAAAaagaataaaatcatcaaataacAAAGATTACAGACTTGTACtggataatataaatattttttctttatattttatttttttatccaaccatttcaattttaaaaattaataatttttattttaaaataaaaaattatttattatttttttttaacgaaACACACGCATCGCTTGTGCCACGATCCACTAACCTATATAACATGTGATATTTAAAAaagattttttatataaaaaatttcaaatttgaatATTAGTTGtattaaaacaaaattaattttagAAGGATAAATTATCTTGAAACATGTAAGGATAACAATGAGTGTAATGTAATGTAACTAATAATTTTTTCAGTGTTAATAATATTATCTTTTAAGAAGTAAATCACactattaaaattaattatcgaaaatattgtttttttgtTAGGGTCGGATTTGAGGTCTCGTCCCAAGTTGGACCTGACTCCGGAATAATAATTTGGCCTGATTTTAATCCTGAAGCCCATTTAATAAAAGCCCAAGTAAAATGGGCTTAAACCGAACCTCTGAACCAAGAAACTCGAAACCCTGTGGAAATGACCGTATAAATACTATACCTCAGTCCAAAACCCTAATATCCATTCGTCACCCTCGATTTACCCCGCCTCcagaaagagagagagagagagagagaaaatgGTTTCGGGTTCAGGGATCTGCGCTAAGAGAGTGGTGGTGGACGCGAGGCACCACATGCTCGGCCGTCTGGCTTCAATTCTGGCCAAGGAACTCCTGAATGGGCAAAAGGTAGTCGTGGTTCGTTGCGAGGAAATCTGCCTATCAGGTGGGCTTGTGAGGCAGAAGATGAAGTTCTTGCGGTTTCTCCGCAAGCGCATGAACACCAAGCCATCTCATGGGCCAATCCATTTCAGGGCTCCCTCCAAGATTTTGTGGCGGACAATCCGTGGGTATGAGTTGAtgcttcttttctttttctttttttggcaTTTTAATATTGTGTTACTGTGTTTAGGGGATGtgtgtttatgatttatgtgtGTTTTTTGGGTGAACTGTGTTTGAGAGAGATGAGTGTTTTGTGGACTAGTTTGACACCTTGATTCATTGAGCTGCGTGAAGCTAGAGGAACATTTGAGGATGTTGTGAATGTGTTTGTTATGATAGCAGTCGATGTGATATCATTCTTTCTAGGTATTTCCagtgattttaatttttattgccAGTAAGAAATTTAACTTGATTGAAAGTATTGTGTTCACGTTTGAAGCTTGGGCATCGatctgtttatctgatttatttaaatttttctttactTTCTGTTTGTTTGGGTCAATTTTGAAGTTCTATTATGCAGTTTGGATCTTCCTTGGATTTTATTTTTCGAATTTGTTGAAATTTGTTCTTCATATGTTGAATTTGcttaattgagttgtatataTTTCTACTTTTGTTGAATACCATAGAGATGATTGAGGTACAAAATATTCATATCGCTTCTATGCTCTACACGCTTTTGTTCAATTCTCCAAACTTTATCCCAATGATCATGTTATTGGCTGAATATTTTGCTCAGATTGATGTTTGAGcgattatatatttgtgatcttcggtTATGTTTAATATTTTTGGCCTTTTCGTTGATCTGTATTTTTGgattttgagttgtatattatcCTATAGTTGATACCTTAGCTGAAAATTAAGGGTCCTGCTAGTGTTTGGGATTATTGTTTGGTGTATTTGACAACTAATCTGTAGATTTAAAAATGAAGATGGTGAATTCATGTTACTTGTGGTTTTAAGTTTAGATGTCTTTAGTTTTAGGCTTGATTTCTTATTAGAGGACAAACTTGTTTCCCAACAAGCAAGGCACTGTATATCTGTCGAAGTTGTATTTTAATACATGTCTCTGTTTCTCATTTTTTGCATTCAAGAGGTGCTATTTGCTCCTCCTTTTCGTTCTCTACTACATCAAGCGGTAGGAACTGTTTTCAATTGGTATGAATCAGGTGCATTCGGCTGTACTATTACTTTCAGAATAGATTTTTGTTGGCGTTTATGCATTTAATGGATTATGTATGGTAGGATGATTCCGCACAAAACTAAGCGAGGAGCTGCAGCGCTTGGACGATTGAAGGTATACGAGGGTGTGCCTCCTCCATATGACAAGACTAAGAGGATGGTTATTCCTGATGCTCTCAAGTTAGTCAATAgact is a window encoding:
- the LOC142551230 gene encoding large ribosomal subunit protein uL13w; this translates as MVSGSGICAKRVVVDARHHMLGRLASILAKELLNGQKVVVVRCEEICLSGGLVRQKMKFLRFLRKRMNTKPSHGPIHFRAPSKILWRTIRGMIPHKTKRGAAALGRLKVYEGVPPPYDKTKRMVIPDALKVLRLQAGHKYCLLGRLSSEVGWNHYDIIRELEKKRKDKAQTMYERKKQLTKLRLKAEKVAAEKLGSQLDIIAPIKY